From one Thermovirga sp. genomic stretch:
- the speB gene encoding agmatinase, translating to MSWVLQGAPLDVTVSRLHGTSTGPRSIRKESWHLETFSVELLEDLQNVSFADIGDIELVPGDLPRSLDSIKAVSLNFFRRGLKVATLGGEHLVTLPVMEAVSQVYPDIAVIHLDAHADLRDRFRGAEESHATVMRRVAERCLADPSLLFQLGIRSASAEEYQWGRANTSFYPLELVPPLEKIISTLGQRPVYLSLDIDIIDPGEAPGTGTPEPCGFSAREVLHALSLMKDLRVIGFDIVEVSPPNDLNGITSVLAAGLIRECLILWGRENF from the coding sequence GTGTCATGGGTTCTACAGGGCGCCCCCCTCGACGTGACCGTTTCCCGCCTTCACGGGACCTCAACAGGACCCCGTTCCATCAGGAAGGAATCGTGGCATCTGGAAACTTTCAGCGTCGAACTCCTCGAAGACCTTCAAAATGTATCCTTTGCGGATATCGGGGATATCGAACTCGTTCCAGGTGATCTGCCCCGGTCCCTTGATTCGATAAAGGCCGTATCGCTGAACTTTTTCCGCAGGGGACTAAAGGTCGCTACCTTGGGCGGCGAACACCTCGTAACGCTTCCCGTGATGGAGGCGGTTTCGCAGGTCTACCCCGATATCGCCGTTATCCACCTGGATGCGCACGCGGACTTGAGAGACCGCTTCCGGGGAGCGGAGGAAAGCCATGCCACGGTCATGAGACGGGTCGCGGAGAGATGCCTCGCCGACCCCTCCCTCCTTTTTCAGCTCGGAATTAGATCGGCGTCGGCCGAGGAGTACCAGTGGGGCAGGGCCAACACCTCCTTTTACCCCCTCGAACTGGTGCCCCCCCTGGAGAAAATCATATCCACGCTGGGGCAAAGACCGGTCTACCTTTCCCTCGATATCGACATCATCGATCCCGGCGAGGCCCCGGGAACGGGAACCCCGGAACCTTGCGGTTTTTCGGCGCGGGAGGTCCTTCATGCTCTTTCTCTCATGAAAGACCTTCGCGTGATCGGTTTTGATATTGTCGAAGTGAGTCCCCCCAATGACCTGAATGGCATCACCTCCGTCCTGGCCGCCGGGTTGATCCGGGAGTGCCTGATTTTGTGGGGAAGAGAAAATTTTTGA
- a CDS encoding arginine deiminase, which produces MLHRPGKELERLTIDNKDELLFDDILWLEEAQKEHDAFADLLRDNGVEVVYFRNCLSHVLGEDAVRDSLLDEVLALEAIDIPLVSALKGVLMEASPSDLAEILIAGLTKSEALEILPPCRSLVLRAMGDRDFLIHPLPNLYFQRDPYSFINSGVIISVMSFEARRKEPLYARYIFRNHPYFKGTEFLFGDHPRDTYPYRIEGGDILVLSDSVVAIGISQRTAAGALQIVGKRIAEKAGVKTVLAVDIPKSRAAMHLDTVFTMVDYDAFTLYPEVKDYIRIWQLEYSPEGEITSVIEHQKLGDCLQKVLKLDSIHFIETGGGDPVAAARDQWNDGTNTLAIAPGVVITYRRNVVSNRVLQANGIKVFEIKGAELGRGRGGPRCMSMPLTRD; this is translated from the coding sequence ATGCTTCACAGGCCTGGGAAGGAACTGGAACGCCTCACCATCGATAACAAGGACGAGCTCCTTTTCGACGATATACTCTGGCTGGAAGAGGCCCAGAAGGAGCATGACGCCTTCGCCGACCTGCTTCGGGACAACGGCGTGGAGGTGGTCTATTTCAGGAATTGTCTCTCCCATGTGCTCGGGGAAGATGCTGTCAGGGATTCACTCCTCGACGAAGTGCTCGCTTTGGAAGCGATCGATATCCCGCTGGTCTCAGCCCTCAAGGGTGTTCTGATGGAAGCGAGCCCCAGCGATCTGGCCGAAATACTCATCGCGGGCCTCACAAAATCGGAAGCCCTGGAGATCCTTCCTCCGTGCAGGAGCCTCGTCCTGAGGGCGATGGGTGACCGGGATTTCCTGATCCATCCGCTTCCAAATCTCTATTTCCAGAGGGATCCCTACTCATTCATCAATTCCGGGGTAATAATCAGCGTCATGTCCTTCGAGGCCCGCAGGAAGGAACCGCTCTACGCCCGTTACATTTTCAGAAATCATCCCTACTTCAAGGGTACCGAATTTCTTTTCGGGGATCACCCCCGTGATACCTACCCTTACCGCATCGAGGGAGGCGATATCCTGGTCCTTTCCGACTCCGTGGTTGCTATCGGAATCAGCCAGAGGACCGCAGCCGGGGCCTTGCAGATCGTCGGCAAGAGGATCGCGGAAAAAGCTGGGGTCAAGACCGTCCTGGCAGTGGATATTCCCAAAAGCCGGGCGGCCATGCATCTTGACACGGTCTTCACCATGGTGGATTATGACGCTTTCACCCTTTACCCGGAAGTAAAGGACTATATAAGAATATGGCAGCTTGAATACTCCCCCGAGGGGGAGATCACATCCGTCATCGAACACCAGAAGCTGGGAGACTGTCTACAAAAAGTGCTGAAACTGGATTCGATCCATTTCATTGAGACCGGGGGAGGAGACCCCGTCGCCGCCGCAAGGGACCAGTGGAACGACGGGACCAACACCTTGGCAATCGCTCCCGGGGTCGTCATCACCTACAGAAGAAATGTCGTATCCAACAGGGTGCTCCAGGCCAACGGGATAAAGGTTTTCGAGATCAAGGGCGCAGAACTCGGCAGGGGCAGGGGGGGACCCCGGTGCATGAGCATGCCCCTGACGCGGGATTAG
- a CDS encoding hydrogenase expression protein HypA/HybF, which translates to MAERATYRCASCGKEFELAEEDQEPRCPECRGRTLIVVKGYPRKKKGKCAPAG; encoded by the coding sequence ATGGCCGAAAGGGCCACCTACCGATGCGCTTCCTGCGGTAAGGAGTTCGAACTCGCCGAGGAGGACCAGGAGCCGCGTTGCCCCGAGTGTCGTGGGCGAACGCTTATAGTGGTCAAGGGCTACCCCAGGAAAAAGAAGGGAAAATGCGCCCCCGCGGGGTGA
- the nikR gene encoding nickel-responsive transcriptional regulator NikR translates to MLDKLARFSISLPAPLLEKFDSWVETRGFRNRSEALRELIRRFISESCWQDGEKTVFGTVTLTYDHHSGDSAREITSLQHDFGDLIICSTHIHADHHHCFESVVFNGKASRVKEFIRQLSGLRDVSSSDPVITTIP, encoded by the coding sequence ATGTTGGACAAACTGGCAAGGTTCAGTATCTCTCTTCCCGCGCCCCTGCTTGAGAAATTCGACTCCTGGGTCGAGACACGGGGTTTCCGGAACAGGTCCGAAGCCTTGAGGGAGCTGATCCGGCGTTTTATCTCCGAGTCATGCTGGCAGGATGGCGAGAAGACGGTTTTCGGGACCGTCACTCTCACCTACGATCATCACTCCGGCGATTCGGCCCGGGAGATAACCAGCCTGCAACATGATTTCGGAGACCTAATAATCTGCTCAACCCATATCCATGCCGATCATCACCATTGTTTTGAAAGCGTCGTTTTTAATGGCAAGGCATCAAGGGTCAAGGAGTTCATCAGGCAGTTGAGCGGGTTAAGGGACGTCTCCAGTTCCGACCCGGTTATTACCACAATCCCCTAA
- a CDS encoding carbon-nitrogen family hydrolase — MKELTVHIIQSDVLWGNPSENIARMKKRLEEIPEGPSLVVLPELWTCSYDNPRLREHALSSPVALEMMCEACADKGFFLVGGSLPWVGPSGMLYNRAFFIVDSGEVVGSYDKAHLFPLMDEPLFFETGKTPFLFDLMGVPTAIALCYDIRFPEFIRALALSGAELIVIPAEWPSARIDHWEILLRARAIENQIFVIGCNRCGEGGGQVFGGRSVVYGPDGSTVALCPDEGEMTATLSVEPSLVDRIRKKLPFTGGRNPLLYSPVTALDHKP; from the coding sequence TTGAAAGAACTCACGGTCCATATTATCCAATCTGATGTCCTATGGGGCAACCCTTCCGAGAATATCGCCAGGATGAAAAAACGCCTGGAGGAGATACCCGAAGGACCTTCACTGGTGGTCCTCCCGGAGTTGTGGACCTGTTCCTACGATAACCCGAGGCTGAGGGAACATGCCCTGTCCAGTCCTGTTGCGCTGGAAATGATGTGCGAGGCCTGTGCCGACAAGGGGTTCTTCCTCGTCGGTGGGAGCCTGCCCTGGGTCGGTCCTTCCGGTATGTTGTACAACCGGGCCTTTTTCATCGTGGATTCGGGGGAGGTCGTGGGTTCCTACGACAAGGCCCATTTGTTTCCGCTGATGGATGAACCACTGTTTTTTGAAACCGGGAAGACCCCTTTCCTTTTCGACCTCATGGGTGTCCCTACGGCTATAGCCCTATGTTACGACATAAGGTTTCCCGAATTTATCCGGGCGCTGGCCCTGTCGGGAGCCGAACTGATTGTGATCCCCGCTGAATGGCCCTCGGCCAGGATCGATCACTGGGAGATCCTCCTGCGGGCCAGGGCGATCGAAAACCAGATCTTCGTGATAGGCTGCAATCGTTGCGGGGAGGGAGGAGGCCAGGTCTTTGGCGGGCGGTCTGTCGTCTATGGGCCTGACGGCTCCACGGTCGCTCTTTGCCCCGACGAGGGGGAGATGACGGCCACCCTGTCTGTCGAACCATCCCTGGTAGACAGGATCAGAAAAAAACTCCCCTTCACGGGCGGCAGAAATCCGCTTCTATATTCCCCTGTCACCGCCCTGGATCACAAGCCCTGA
- the nadE gene encoding NAD(+) synthase, with translation MEFYRDPAFLVNTISSWLKEKILESGKYGGIVGLSGGVDSAVVAALLKRTCGDQMLAVMMPCHSMEEDHLDALKVAEAFDLPWIRVDLGKAYDALLDSLPRDVAEGGGIHLSNIKPRLRMTTLYCLGQKKGLLVCGTSNRAELAMGYFTKHADSGVDVLPLGDLLKGEVNQVAKLLGVPPDIIKKPPSAGLWPGQTDEGEMGVGYPEIDRYIASGKASPGSLEVIERAIERSSHKRAFPPVCLIEKAS, from the coding sequence ATGGAATTTTACCGAGATCCTGCTTTCCTCGTGAATACCATCTCTTCTTGGTTGAAAGAAAAGATTCTCGAATCCGGAAAATATGGAGGGATCGTCGGGCTGAGTGGCGGCGTCGATTCGGCGGTGGTCGCGGCCCTTCTCAAAAGGACCTGCGGCGACCAGATGCTAGCGGTCATGATGCCCTGTCACAGCATGGAGGAAGACCATCTCGATGCCCTGAAGGTGGCGGAGGCCTTCGATCTTCCCTGGATCAGGGTGGACCTCGGAAAGGCCTACGATGCCCTCCTCGATTCACTCCCCCGAGATGTAGCGGAGGGCGGGGGGATTCACCTTTCCAACATCAAGCCCAGGCTCAGGATGACAACCCTTTATTGCCTGGGTCAAAAAAAGGGTCTACTCGTATGCGGAACGAGCAACAGGGCGGAACTGGCCATGGGCTATTTCACAAAACACGCCGATTCCGGGGTGGATGTTCTGCCCCTGGGCGACCTGCTCAAGGGTGAGGTCAACCAGGTAGCGAAGTTGCTCGGAGTGCCTCCGGATATCATAAAGAAACCTCCCTCAGCTGGACTATGGCCAGGCCAGACCGACGAAGGGGAAATGGGAGTCGGTTATCCCGAGATTGACCGGTACATAGCCAGCGGCAAGGCCTCGCCCGGTAGCCTCGAAGTGATAGAAAGGGCCATCGAGCGATCTTCGCACAAGAGGGCATTCCCGCCGGTATGCCTGATCGAGAAAGCTAGTTGA
- a CDS encoding YebC/PmpR family DNA-binding transcriptional regulator, translated as MAGHSKWANIKYRKSAQDAKRGKEFQKYIKAVMVASKEGGPDPAMNNRLKSAVERARAANVPVDTIEKAIKKGAGDLEGLSYEEITYEGYGVGGVAILVDTLTDNKNRTASEMRFLFSRAGGSLGEVGCVSWIFQRTGVIRISGKDLDEEQLLAVCLEAGADDLEDNGEGYSVYSEPANMTEVREALEEAGYVIEGSEIDNLPKNTVPIQEKEEAEKLLRFLETLEDHDDVQNVYANFDIPDEIMEEIAG; from the coding sequence ATGGCGGGCCATTCGAAATGGGCAAATATAAAGTACAGGAAGTCAGCGCAGGACGCAAAGAGGGGAAAGGAGTTCCAGAAGTACATCAAGGCCGTGATGGTGGCCTCCAAGGAGGGCGGCCCCGATCCGGCGATGAATAACCGCCTCAAATCAGCCGTCGAGCGCGCCAGGGCGGCCAACGTTCCCGTTGATACCATCGAGAAGGCAATAAAAAAAGGCGCCGGCGACCTGGAGGGTCTCTCCTACGAAGAGATCACCTATGAAGGATATGGTGTCGGGGGGGTCGCTATCCTCGTCGATACGCTGACCGACAACAAGAACAGGACCGCTTCGGAGATGCGCTTCCTTTTCAGCCGGGCGGGCGGCTCCCTGGGAGAAGTAGGGTGCGTGTCCTGGATCTTTCAGCGCACGGGCGTGATCAGAATCTCCGGAAAAGATCTGGACGAAGAACAGCTCTTGGCGGTTTGCCTCGAAGCGGGGGCGGATGACCTCGAGGACAACGGTGAGGGGTACTCCGTTTACAGCGAACCGGCCAACATGACCGAGGTCAGGGAAGCCCTGGAAGAAGCCGGTTACGTCATAGAAGGTTCAGAGATAGACAACCTGCCGAAAAACACGGTGCCGATACAGGAGAAAGAGGAGGCCGAGAAACTGCTTCGCTTCCTTGAGACCCTGGAAGATCATGACGATGTGCAAAACGTCTACGCCAATTTCGATATCCCCGACGAGATCATGGAAGAGATTGCCGGCTGA
- the ruvC gene encoding crossover junction endodeoxyribonuclease RuvC, giving the protein MRRVCLGIDPGLGKLGYGVVIEEKSVMRAGEFGCIKTEPGTPVEARILQIHEKLRPLIERTGPELLSVERLFFGRNTTTAENVFQVRGVVLLLAARHGIPLVQPKPSEVKLAVCGNGRAEKSQVQKMVFRLLRLESIPCQDDAADALAIALTGLALSDFQMKTESGD; this is encoded by the coding sequence ATGCGGCGCGTCTGCCTTGGGATAGATCCTGGTTTGGGGAAGCTCGGTTACGGCGTTGTCATTGAAGAAAAAAGCGTCATGAGGGCCGGTGAGTTCGGATGTATCAAGACGGAGCCCGGAACGCCGGTCGAGGCCAGGATCCTGCAGATCCATGAAAAGCTGCGTCCCCTGATCGAAAGAACCGGCCCCGAGCTGTTGTCCGTGGAACGCCTTTTCTTCGGCAGGAATACCACGACCGCGGAGAACGTATTCCAGGTCAGGGGCGTGGTGCTTCTTCTCGCCGCCAGACACGGGATCCCGCTGGTTCAGCCAAAACCATCGGAGGTTAAGCTCGCTGTATGTGGAAATGGCAGGGCGGAAAAGAGTCAGGTCCAAAAAATGGTTTTCCGACTTTTGAGACTGGAGAGCATTCCCTGCCAGGACGATGCCGCCGATGCCCTTGCCATAGCAC